From a region of the Campylobacter sp. MIT 99-7217 genome:
- a CDS encoding DNA adenine methylase — MRDKQNERRKNDKFKFKGYFLGGGGDEKSLFEKADLSPSFPKPSKKLLKPSLTKLKAPFAWVGGKSFLARQIIALMPAHERYVEVFGGALSVLYQKSKSKQEIINDINDELINLHKVIQTKPLSLMNALQNLLISRKLFEWIKNKQLSPRNDIEKAAFYYYLIAFSFASKGLHFSHTKVRASAIYKDFKPFSKRLKGVFIENKSFEYILKNYDDENTLFYLDPPYVNTEKYYQNTSVFGEHELLAELLKGVRGKFMLSYNDNELIRELYKGFFIKELELRYTLNNKNKGKMSKELLIMNFKP, encoded by the coding sequence TTGAGGGATAAACAAAATGAAAGGAGAAAAAATGACAAATTTAAGTTCAAAGGATATTTTCTGGGGGGGGGGGGGGATGAAAAAAGCCTCTTTGAAAAAGCAGATTTAAGCCCTAGTTTTCCAAAGCCCTCTAAAAAGCTTTTAAAGCCTAGTTTAACAAAGCTAAAAGCTCCTTTTGCATGGGTGGGTGGCAAGTCTTTTTTAGCGCGTCAAATCATTGCTTTAATGCCAGCACATGAGCGTTATGTCGAGGTTTTTGGTGGGGCTTTGAGCGTGCTTTATCAAAAGAGTAAAAGCAAGCAAGAAATTATCAATGATATCAATGATGAGCTTATAAATCTTCATAAAGTCATACAAACAAAGCCCTTAAGCTTAATGAATGCTTTGCAAAACTTGCTCATTTCTCGCAAGCTTTTTGAGTGGATTAAAAATAAGCAATTAAGCCCTAGAAATGACATTGAAAAGGCAGCGTTTTATTATTATTTAATCGCTTTTTCTTTTGCAAGCAAGGGGTTACATTTTTCACATACAAAGGTGCGAGCAAGTGCGATTTACAAGGATTTTAAACCCTTTTCAAAGAGGCTTAAAGGTGTTTTTATCGAAAACAAGAGCTTTGAATATATACTTAAAAACTATGATGATGAGAACACACTTTTTTACCTTGATCCACCCTATGTGAATACTGAAAAGTATTACCAAAACACTTCAGTCTTTGGGGAGCATGAGCTTTTAGCTGAGCTTTTAAAGGGTGTGAGGGGTAAATTTATGCTTTCTTACAATGATAATGAGCTTATAAGAGAACTTTACAAGGGCTTTTTTATCAAGGAACTAGAGCTAAGATACACACTGAATAATAAAAATAAAGGCAAGATGAGCAAAGAGCTTTTAATAATGAATTTTAAGCCTTAA
- a CDS encoding DUF5131 family protein, translating to MQEFSYNPWHGCIKKSEGCLNCFIYTIDKLHNKDTRSLYKTQNFSLPLAKKRDKSYKIPSNSLIYTCFSSDFLLKEADELRASVWQMMRIRKDCDFIFFTKRIERLQECLPKDWGEGYDNVIIGCSVENQKRADERLDLFLNLAIKRRYIIATPL from the coding sequence ATGCAAGAATTTTCTTATAATCCTTGGCATGGCTGTATCAAAAAAAGTGAGGGTTGTTTAAACTGCTTTATCTATACCATAGATAAACTTCATAACAAAGATACAAGAAGCTTATATAAAACACAAAATTTTTCACTCCCACTTGCTAAAAAGCGTGATAAAAGCTATAAAATCCCCTCAAATTCTTTGATTTATACTTGTTTTAGTAGTGATTTTTTACTTAAAGAAGCTGATGAGCTAAGAGCTAGTGTTTGGCAGATGATGAGGATACGAAAGGATTGTGATTTTATTTTCTTCACAAAGCGTATAGAAAGATTGCAAGAATGCTTGCCAAAGGACTGGGGTGAGGGCTATGATAATGTGATCATAGGTTGTAGTGTGGAAAATCAAAAAAGAGCTGATGAGAGGCTTGATTTGTTTTTAAATTTAGCCATAAAACGCCGTTATATCATAGCTACGCCACTATAA
- the smpB gene encoding SsrA-binding protein SmpB: protein MKIIARNKKALFDFSILEKFEAGIVLKGSEVVALRQGRANLKDSFVRIIKGELFLLNAHISYLNTTNSHFRHEERGARKLLMHRKQIDKLLGKVSIEGFTLVVLELYFNHKNKAKATLALAKGKNLHDKRESLKKKQANLEARAAMKNYKA from the coding sequence ATGAAAATCATCGCAAGAAATAAAAAAGCACTTTTTGATTTTAGCATACTTGAAAAATTTGAAGCTGGCATAGTGCTTAAGGGAAGTGAGGTTGTTGCTTTAAGGCAAGGTAGGGCAAATTTAAAGGATAGTTTTGTGCGTATCATAAAAGGCGAACTTTTTTTATTAAATGCTCATATTTCGTATCTAAATACCACAAATTCGCATTTCCGCCACGAAGAAAGAGGAGCAAGAAAGCTTTTAATGCATCGCAAGCAAATTGATAAACTTCTAGGAAAAGTGAGCATAGAAGGCTTTACGCTTGTGGTTTTAGAGCTTTATTTTAACCACAAAAACAAAGCAAAAGCCACCCTAGCTCTTGCAAAGGGTAAAAATTTACACGATAAACGCGAAAGCCTAAAGAAAAAGCAAGCAAACTTAGAAGCAAGGGCTGCGATGAAAAACTATAAGGCTTAA
- a CDS encoding 4-(cytidine 5'-diphospho)-2-C-methyl-D-erythritol kinase: MKAYAKANIFLKIVGIDKRGYHLLNSRFILLENFYDELSLTYEKTQDGFEIISDFECEDNIIKKAYHLLCKEGFERELEECFKHLSLKLVKNIPTFAGLGGGSSDAACFLKMMNEELNLKISNSKLMQLGLCLGADVPFFLSGFFSANVSGIGELVKEHEDVIPRLDFSFPNVKCSTKAVYDEFDRGEFDFYENLNLAKNMQKQSSKKILEEGQNAILNDLFAPCVKIYADMKEFLDQGYFLSGSGSSVFKVAQ; encoded by the coding sequence ATGAAAGCTTATGCAAAGGCAAATATCTTTTTAAAAATCGTTGGCATTGATAAAAGAGGCTATCATCTTTTAAATTCTCGTTTTATTTTACTTGAAAATTTTTATGATGAGCTTAGCTTGACTTATGAAAAAACTCAAGATGGTTTTGAGATTATCAGTGATTTTGAATGCGAGGATAATATCATAAAAAAAGCCTATCATTTACTTTGTAAAGAGGGCTTTGAAAGAGAGCTTGAGGAGTGTTTTAAGCATTTAAGTTTAAAACTTGTAAAAAATATCCCCACCTTTGCAGGACTTGGTGGAGGCAGTTCTGATGCTGCTTGTTTTCTAAAAATGATGAATGAAGAATTAAATTTAAAAATTTCAAATTCCAAACTTATGCAACTTGGGCTTTGTTTGGGTGCTGATGTGCCATTTTTTTTAAGTGGCTTTTTTAGTGCAAATGTAAGTGGGATAGGCGAGCTTGTAAAAGAGCATGAAGATGTGATACCAAGGCTTGATTTTTCTTTTCCAAATGTCAAATGTTCCACTAAGGCTGTTTATGATGAGTTTGATAGGGGCGAGTTTGATTTTTATGAGAATTTAAATTTAGCAAAAAATATGCAAAAACAAAGCTCTAAAAAGATCCTAGAAGAGGGACAAAATGCAATCTTAAACGATCTTTTTGCTCCTTGTGTTAAAATCTATGCTGATATGAAAGAATTTTTAGATCAGGGGTATTTTTTAAGTGGTAGCGGAAGTAGCGTTTTTAAGGTGGCACAATGA
- a CDS encoding carbon storage regulator → MLVLTRKDGESIQIGEDVEIKIISSTKGVSKVAIKAPKSLMILRKELLNQIKDENLHSIASKSVKLDDLSKKIKK, encoded by the coding sequence ATGTTAGTTTTAACAAGAAAAGATGGCGAAAGCATACAAATAGGAGAAGATGTTGAGATTAAGATCATTTCAAGTACAAAGGGCGTAAGCAAGGTTGCTATCAAAGCTCCTAAATCCTTGATGATCTTAAGAAAAGAATTGCTCAATCAAATCAAAGATGAAAATTTACATTCCATAGCAAGCAAAAGCGTTAAGCTTGATGATTTGAGTAAGAAAATTAAGAAATAA
- the truB gene encoding tRNA pseudouridine(55) synthase TruB (catalyzes isomerization of specific uridines in RNA to pseudouridine; responsible for residues in T loops of many tRNAs), translating to MNRLFVGFKPAQMSSNAFLASLKKKYKIKKAGYSGTLDPFAKGVLIIAFDQYTKLFRFLKKTPKVYKATLWLGVKSLSLDDRNITEIKTLPAFKLERLEELKNELLGELEFFPPQFSAKRIEGKRAYEFAKRGEIAPLKPCKMQIYSSEILHYTHPFLNLRLSVSEGAYIRSYCEIFAKKLGINATLSSLERLSEGKFVYNQEKSLNVLEYLNVKENFLDDVSKLENGTKIALEELAFQEDGEYFIQTKNNFALISVKDKLVKYILNKVEKC from the coding sequence ATGAATAGGCTTTTTGTGGGCTTTAAACCCGCTCAAATGAGTTCTAACGCCTTTTTGGCAAGCTTAAAGAAAAAATACAAGATCAAAAAGGCTGGATACTCAGGCACTTTAGATCCCTTTGCAAAGGGCGTTTTAATCATCGCTTTTGATCAATACACCAAACTTTTTCGTTTTCTCAAAAAAACCCCAAAAGTCTATAAAGCCACGCTTTGGCTGGGGGTTAAATCCTTAAGCCTTGATGATAGAAATATCACAGAGATCAAAACCCTACCCGCTTTTAAGCTAGAGCGTTTAGAAGAGCTTAAAAATGAGCTTTTGGGCGAACTTGAGTTTTTTCCACCTCAATTTAGTGCTAAAAGAATAGAGGGAAAAAGAGCGTATGAATTTGCCAAAAGGGGCGAAATAGCACCGCTAAAACCTTGCAAAATGCAAATTTATTCAAGTGAAATTTTACATTACACACACCCTTTTTTGAATTTGCGTTTGAGTGTAAGCGAGGGTGCTTATATAAGATCGTATTGTGAAATTTTTGCCAAAAAGCTTGGCATTAACGCTACTTTGAGTAGTTTAGAAAGGCTTAGCGAGGGAAAATTTGTTTATAATCAAGAAAAAAGTTTAAATGTGTTAGAATACCTAAATGTAAAAGAAAATTTTTTAGATGATGTTAGTAAGCTTGAAAATGGAACTAAGATTGCTCTTGAGGAGTTGGCATTTCAAGAAGATGGCGAGTATTTTATACAAACAAAAAATAATTTTGCTCTCATCAGCGTAAAAGATAAGCTTGTGAAATATATTTTAAATAAGGTTGAAAAATGTTAG
- a CDS encoding ATP-dependent helicase — protein MKLLEGLNPSQIEAVKHIDGAMLILAGAGSGKTKTITTRLAYLIDEVGIDASSTLTLTFTNKAAQVMKTRALSLIKNQVQASPLLCTFHKFGLLFLRMYIEKLERKNNFIVIDTDDQKKIIKEFLGTNSKLSSSSVLNAISNFKNDSKNLKEVFEELELIKTMSNQAQRIEKFEQIAKAYQFYQEMLLRHNFVDFDDLLLLSNEILEKDEAFKKEQSKFYHYITVDEYQDTNALQYRLIQNLCSAHQNICVVGDDDQSIYAWRGARIENILNFQSEFDHVKLVKLEQNYRSSKAILNAANALIANNQKRLGKKLLCTREAGDEVQIYRNLDEKSESLQIAKAIKKLLQKGVEANEIAILYRVNALSRSLEEALMKEKIAFKILSGMRFYERAEIKDIIAYLRFFVNTNDDFSFKRIINRPKRGFGQSSLSKLEEHAKKNQISLFEALCNVQGSGFFSKKLDEELGLFIENVKAVLEAQSLDKVFDVLESKFKLKEFYQSLDNGEDRVRNVDEFYAEKKEGIKEGLYESLEDILNEISLLSDQDEAFGDSVFLMSIHASKGLEFDHVFIVGLEENFFPLTSEESDIEEERRLAYVAITRAKKSLVLSAVNSRFYRGSRNYLHESRFLNEAVLKQDFAQKESLNLDFKKGDLIKHKIFGIGRVIDVSKSGADFRLVINFGGIERTILSSFVEKVV, from the coding sequence ATGAAACTCTTAGAAGGCTTAAATCCCAGCCAAATCGAAGCAGTTAAGCATATCGATGGTGCTATGCTCATCTTAGCAGGTGCTGGCTCAGGAAAAACTAAAACCATAACAACAAGGCTTGCTTACTTGATCGATGAAGTGGGTATTGATGCAAGCTCAACCCTTACTTTAACCTTTACAAACAAAGCTGCACAAGTCATGAAAACAAGGGCTTTAAGCCTTATTAAAAATCAAGTTCAAGCCTCGCCCTTGCTTTGCACCTTTCATAAATTTGGGCTTTTGTTTTTAAGAATGTATATAGAAAAATTAGAAAGAAAAAATAACTTCATTGTCATTGACACAGACGATCAAAAAAAGATCATCAAAGAGTTTTTAGGCACAAATTCAAAACTAAGCTCAAGTAGCGTTTTAAACGCCATTTCAAATTTCAAAAATGATTCAAAAAACCTAAAAGAAGTCTTTGAAGAGCTTGAGCTTATCAAAACCATGTCAAATCAAGCCCAAAGGATAGAAAAATTTGAGCAAATCGCTAAGGCTTATCAATTTTATCAAGAAATGCTTTTGAGGCATAATTTTGTGGATTTTGATGATTTGCTACTTTTAAGCAACGAAATTTTAGAAAAGGACGAGGCTTTTAAAAAGGAGCAAAGTAAATTTTATCATTATATCACTGTTGATGAGTATCAAGATACAAATGCCTTGCAATATAGGCTCATTCAAAATCTTTGTAGCGCTCATCAAAATATCTGCGTTGTGGGCGATGATGATCAAAGTATTTATGCTTGGCGAGGTGCTAGGATAGAAAATATCTTAAATTTTCAAAGCGAATTTGATCATGTTAAGCTTGTAAAACTTGAGCAAAATTACCGCTCAAGCAAGGCTATCTTAAACGCAGCAAACGCACTTATAGCTAACAATCAAAAAAGACTTGGAAAAAAACTTCTTTGTACCAGAGAAGCAGGCGATGAGGTGCAAATTTATAGAAATTTAGACGAAAAAAGCGAGAGTTTGCAAATTGCTAAAGCGATCAAAAAGCTTTTGCAAAAAGGCGTAGAAGCAAATGAAATAGCCATACTTTACAGGGTCAATGCTCTTTCAAGAAGCCTTGAAGAAGCCTTGATGAAAGAAAAAATCGCTTTTAAAATTCTTAGTGGAATGAGATTTTATGAAAGGGCTGAGATTAAGGATATCATTGCTTATCTTAGGTTTTTTGTCAATACCAACGATGATTTTTCATTTAAACGCATTATAAACCGCCCAAAAAGAGGCTTTGGACAAAGTAGCTTAAGCAAGCTTGAAGAACATGCAAAAAAAAATCAAATTTCTTTATTTGAAGCCTTGTGTAATGTGCAAGGGAGTGGATTTTTTAGTAAAAAACTTGATGAGGAATTAGGGCTTTTTATAGAAAATGTTAAGGCTGTTTTGGAGGCTCAAAGCCTTGATAAAGTCTTTGATGTGCTTGAGAGTAAATTTAAGCTTAAGGAATTTTATCAAAGCCTTGATAATGGTGAGGATAGAGTGCGAAATGTCGATGAGTTTTATGCTGAGAAAAAAGAGGGCATAAAAGAAGGGCTTTATGAGAGCTTGGAGGATATTTTAAATGAAATTTCTCTTTTAAGCGATCAAGATGAAGCCTTTGGGGATAGTGTTTTTTTGATGAGCATACACGCAAGTAAGGGACTTGAGTTTGATCATGTTTTTATCGTGGGGCTTGAGGAGAATTTCTTTCCTTTAACAAGCGAAGAAAGCGATATAGAAGAAGAAAGAAGACTTGCTTATGTAGCCATAACAAGAGCAAAAAAATCCTTGGTTTTGAGTGCTGTAAATTCAAGATTTTACAGAGGCTCTAGAAATTATTTGCATGAGAGTAGATTTTTAAACGAGGCTGTTTTGAAACAAGATTTTGCTCAAAAAGAAAGCTTAAATTTAGACTTTAAAAAGGGCGATTTGATCAAGCATAAAATTTTTGGCATAGGACGGGTGATTGATGTTAGCAAAAGCGGGGCTGATTTTAGGCTTGTGATAAATTTTGGTGGTATTGAAAGAACCATACTTTCAAGCTTTGTGGAAAAAGTTGTATGA
- a CDS encoding M3 family oligoendopeptidase, producing MHKNEWNLKDLFEDEKALKLCLEKSIEQSLKFRRDYEGKLGLLDSSKFTKALKTYEQILQNISKIMSYVYLHFAGDTSKGGFLAKYENECKKAEENLIFFELEFCELDEEKSAEFIKNLSEYAFYLSNLLKNKKHNLTQKEERIMLYLSNTGANAFSRLFDENMSRLRVSFEGKSLSEEEMLSKLYNEDRKIRKKAAKKFSKALKANLDLNTYVFNMIKSERKIVCELRGYENAEESRHISNQITQKSVDALIKTTEKHFDLVSLFYKKKKQILGFKNLKDYDRYAPIGKEISVKYEQSKELVLKAFNAFSPEFANIAKKAFDERWIDVYPRENKRGGAFSHSTTPDAHPYIMLNFTGRHRDLFTLAHELGHTIHQKLSYSVNFLSQDTPLTTAETASVFAEMLVFDFVKDRLSKEELVGVYASKIEDVFATLYRQINFTTFERRIHEHKEELKSEQINEIWLEESKKMFGESVILTQNYELWWSYIPHFIHSPFYCYAYAYAQLLVLALYGLYKSKACENFTSLYIDLLKSGGSKSPKELISSFGFDIEDENFWELGIKEVEKLINEFMELKI from the coding sequence ATGCACAAAAATGAATGGAATTTAAAGGATTTATTTGAAGACGAAAAGGCTTTAAAGCTTTGCCTTGAAAAAAGTATAGAGCAGTCTTTAAAATTTAGGCGTGATTATGAGGGAAAACTTGGGCTTTTGGATAGTTCTAAATTTACTAAAGCCTTAAAAACTTATGAGCAAATTTTACAAAATATATCTAAAATCATGTCTTATGTGTATTTGCATTTTGCAGGCGATACAAGCAAGGGCGGTTTTTTGGCAAAATATGAAAATGAATGTAAGAAAGCCGAAGAGAATTTGATCTTTTTTGAGCTTGAATTTTGCGAGCTTGATGAAGAAAAAAGTGCTGAGTTTATCAAAAATTTAAGCGAATATGCCTTTTATCTTTCAAATTTACTTAAAAATAAAAAACACAATCTCACCCAAAAAGAAGAACGCATTATGCTTTATCTTTCAAACACGGGTGCAAATGCCTTTTCAAGGCTTTTTGATGAGAATATGAGTCGCTTGAGAGTGAGCTTTGAGGGCAAAAGCTTGAGCGAAGAAGAAATGCTAAGCAAGCTTTATAATGAAGATAGAAAGATCAGAAAAAAGGCTGCAAAGAAATTTAGCAAGGCTTTGAAAGCAAATTTAGACTTAAATACTTATGTTTTTAATATGATAAAAAGCGAAAGAAAAATAGTTTGTGAGCTAAGAGGCTATGAAAATGCTGAAGAATCCAGACACATAAGCAATCAAATCACTCAAAAAAGCGTTGATGCTCTCATCAAAACAACTGAAAAACATTTTGATCTTGTGAGTCTTTTTTATAAAAAGAAAAAGCAAATTTTAGGTTTTAAAAACTTGAAAGATTATGATCGTTACGCACCTATCGGTAAAGAAATAAGCGTAAAATATGAACAAAGCAAAGAGCTTGTTTTAAAGGCATTTAATGCCTTTTCTCCTGAGTTTGCAAATATCGCAAAAAAAGCCTTTGATGAAAGGTGGATCGATGTTTATCCTAGGGAAAATAAAAGAGGAGGAGCTTTTTCTCACAGCACCACCCCTGATGCTCACCCTTATATCATGCTTAATTTTACCGGAAGACATAGGGATTTATTTACCCTAGCACATGAGCTTGGTCATACCATTCATCAAAAATTAAGTTATAGTGTAAATTTTTTAAGTCAAGATACGCCTTTAACGACAGCTGAAACAGCTTCAGTTTTTGCTGAAATGCTTGTGTTTGACTTTGTTAAAGATAGGCTTAGTAAAGAAGAACTTGTAGGAGTTTATGCCTCTAAAATCGAAGATGTTTTTGCTACTCTTTATAGGCAGATTAATTTTACAACCTTTGAAAGACGCATTCATGAGCATAAAGAAGAGCTAAAAAGTGAGCAAATCAATGAAATTTGGCTAGAAGAGTCTAAAAAAATGTTTGGCGAAAGTGTTATTTTGACACAAAATTATGAGCTTTGGTGGTCTTATATCCCACATTTCATACATTCGCCATTTTATTGCTATGCTTATGCTTATGCACAACTTCTTGTATTAGCACTTTATGGGCTTTATAAAAGCAAGGCTTGTGAAAATTTTACAAGTTTATATATTGATTTACTTAAAAGTGGGGGAAGCAAGTCTCCAAAGGAACTGATTTCAAGCTTTGGTTTTGATATAGAAGATGAAAATTTTTGGGAGCTTGGGATTAAAGAGGTTGAAAAGCTCATCAATGAATTTATGGAATTAAAAATATGA
- a CDS encoding aspartate carbamoyltransferase catalytic subunit, with translation MKHLITTKDFSKEEILALFKDAKEFLDEKPRELLKGKSITTIFFENSTRTLSSFETAAKRLNAKVLRLDVSRSSSSKGETLFDTAANLDAMNPSAIVVRHQHSGVPLSLAKHVHCPVLNGGDGKHAHPTQALLDLFTIYEHFKGDVRGKKVIIVGDIKNSRVANSNIELLTRFGLEIILVAPPHFMPKTSLKQFYKLDKNLIKQSDVIMSLRTQTERHQKQIYGSLKDYANDFCITKDLIEDQKLIILHPGPVHRNVDISDEVLADERSLVLKQVKHGVAIRMAALKKVILEQ, from the coding sequence ATGAAACATCTCATCACGACAAAAGACTTTAGCAAAGAAGAAATTTTAGCACTTTTTAAAGACGCTAAAGAGTTTTTAGATGAAAAGCCAAGAGAACTTCTCAAGGGCAAGAGTATCACGACGATTTTTTTTGAAAACTCAACACGCACGCTTTCGTCTTTTGAAACGGCGGCAAAAAGGCTTAATGCAAAGGTTTTGAGGCTTGATGTCTCGCGTTCAAGCTCAAGTAAGGGCGAAACACTTTTTGATACAGCTGCAAATTTAGACGCAATGAATCCTAGTGCTATAGTCGTAAGACATCAGCACTCAGGCGTGCCTTTGAGCCTAGCAAAGCATGTGCATTGTCCTGTTTTAAACGGAGGCGATGGTAAGCATGCCCACCCAACCCAAGCTTTACTTGATCTTTTTACGATTTATGAACATTTTAAGGGCGATGTAAGGGGCAAAAAAGTTATCATCGTAGGCGATATAAAAAATTCTAGAGTAGCAAATTCAAATATAGAGCTTTTAACGCGTTTTGGACTTGAAATCATCTTAGTTGCACCACCTCATTTTATGCCAAAAACTTCTTTGAAGCAGTTTTATAAGCTTGATAAAAATTTAATCAAGCAAAGCGATGTTATAATGAGCCTTAGAACTCAAACTGAAAGACATCAAAAGCAAATTTATGGCTCTTTGAAAGACTATGCGAATGATTTTTGTATCACGAAAGATTTGATTGAGGATCAAAAGCTTATTATCTTGCACCCAGGACCAGTTCATAGAAATGTAGATATAAGTGATGAGGTCTTAGCTGATGAAAGATCTCTTGTTTTAAAACAAGTAAAACATGGTGTAGCTATAAGAATGGCGGCTTTAAAAAAAGTCATTTTAGAACAATAA
- the metK gene encoding methionine adenosyltransferase, producing MYLFTSEVVSAGHPDKCADIIADTIVDTLLIADKDSRVASEVFVAGNKVVIGGEVKSKHKLSKADYENIVKQSLAKIGYDGKSSFTKEQCLHPDDLEVLVFLREQSPDINQGVDQKSGEIGAGDQGIMFGFASNEAAEFMPAAISYARMLCDKVYEYAKAHPNELGVDIKTQVTIDYESKENFENCKPKSIHTIVISAPCVENMAIDKLRALINKLILETNLPKELFDPNKTRILINPTGKYVNHSSLHDSGLTGRKLIVDSFGGYSPIGGGAQSSKDYTKVDRSGLYAARWLAKNIVAAGLAKKCVVQLSYAIGVAEPTSVSVDCMGTNTRLDDNFLSDFVIKSFALTPNWIKNKFELDKPRAGHFLYADVAARGQVGQKDYPWERLDAIELFKGL from the coding sequence ATGTATTTATTTACTTCCGAGGTGGTGAGTGCTGGACATCCTGACAAATGTGCGGACATCATTGCCGATACCATTGTGGATACGCTCTTGATTGCTGATAAGGATTCAAGAGTTGCAAGTGAGGTTTTCGTTGCAGGAAACAAGGTTGTAATTGGAGGCGAGGTCAAATCAAAACACAAGCTAAGCAAGGCTGATTATGAAAACATAGTCAAGCAAAGCCTTGCAAAGATAGGTTATGATGGCAAATCAAGCTTTACCAAAGAACAGTGCCTTCATCCTGATGATTTAGAAGTTTTGGTTTTTTTAAGAGAGCAAAGCCCTGATATTAATCAAGGAGTTGATCAAAAAAGCGGAGAAATAGGAGCTGGGGATCAGGGCATTATGTTTGGTTTTGCAAGTAATGAGGCAGCTGAGTTTATGCCAGCAGCCATTTCTTATGCCAGAATGCTTTGTGATAAGGTCTATGAGTATGCTAAGGCTCATCCAAATGAGCTTGGGGTGGATATTAAAACCCAGGTTACTATTGATTATGAGAGCAAGGAAAATTTTGAAAATTGTAAGCCAAAAAGCATACATACCATAGTTATTTCAGCTCCTTGTGTTGAAAATATGGCTATAGATAAGCTTAGAGCCTTGATAAACAAGCTCATCTTAGAAACAAATTTACCAAAAGAACTTTTTGATCCTAACAAAACTAGAATTTTAATCAATCCCACTGGAAAATATGTAAATCACAGCTCCTTACACGATAGTGGTCTTACAGGGCGTAAGCTCATTGTTGATAGCTTTGGAGGATATTCTCCTATTGGAGGTGGCGCTCAGTCAAGCAAGGATTATACTAAGGTTGATAGAAGTGGGCTTTATGCAGCAAGATGGCTTGCTAAAAATATAGTAGCAGCAGGACTTGCTAAAAAATGCGTGGTGCAGCTAAGTTATGCTATAGGAGTGGCTGAACCAACCTCAGTAAGTGTTGATTGTATGGGGACAAATACTAGGCTTGATGATAATTTTTTAAGCGATTTTGTGATTAAAAGCTTTGCTCTTACTCCAAATTGGATAAAGAATAAATTTGAGCTAGATAAGCCAAGGGCTGGGCATTTTTTATATGCTGATGTAGCAGCCAGAGGTCAGGTGGGACAAAAGGATTATCCTTGGGAAAGACTTGATGCCATAGAGCTTTTTAAGGGACTTTAA
- a CDS encoding ChaN family lipoprotein: MKKYLILLVSMLVFWGCSTKQEKVLDKLENQTSFSIKDNLEAKDISYNELIEKLKDYDIVIIGEFHDNVDHHLAELALVKSLETYGKRSVAFEMFNTDRQKFIDKAKTNKDKIEAKDLAKALHWQEDWYWEDYQNVVSYVFYSDNKLLAANLNEKELDLIYSGKKLKPLKGELSTSLEVKTKLKDLINSFHSMSEEASNTFVEMQMRKDRSMAEVLLKSKEPVILICGMFHASKDVGITLHIKDLDKTNKKVAVIALDPEGMSNANTEADFVFHINYKDDEEKK; the protein is encoded by the coding sequence ATGAAAAAATACCTTATTTTACTTGTATCTATGCTTGTTTTTTGGGGTTGTTCTACAAAGCAAGAAAAGGTTCTTGATAAGCTAGAAAATCAAACAAGTTTTAGCATTAAAGACAATCTTGAAGCTAAAGACATTAGCTATAATGAGCTTATAGAAAAATTAAAAGATTATGATATTGTCATTATTGGAGAATTTCATGACAATGTTGATCATCATCTTGCAGAACTTGCTCTTGTTAAAAGTCTAGAAACTTATGGAAAACGCAGTGTTGCCTTTGAAATGTTTAACACAGATAGACAAAAATTTATAGATAAGGCAAAGACAAATAAAGACAAAATAGAAGCAAAAGATTTAGCTAAAGCCTTACACTGGCAAGAAGATTGGTATTGGGAAGATTATCAAAATGTCGTTTCTTATGTATTTTACTCAGACAATAAACTTCTTGCTGCAAATTTAAATGAAAAAGAACTTGATCTCATTTATAGCGGAAAAAAGCTAAAGCCCTTAAAAGGCGAGCTTTCAACCTCTTTAGAAGTAAAAACCAAGCTTAAAGATCTTATCAATAGCTTTCATTCTATGTCAGAAGAAGCTTCAAATACCTTTGTAGAAATGCAAATGAGAAAAGATCGCTCTATGGCTGAAGTGCTTTTAAAATCTAAAGAGCCTGTTATTTTAATTTGTGGAATGTTTCATGCAAGCAAAGATGTAGGCATTACTTTACATATCAAAGACTTAGATAAGACAAATAAAAAGGTTGCTGTCATCGCTCTTGATCCTGAAGGTATGAGCAATGCAAATACAGAAGCTGATTTTGTTTTTCACATAAACTACAAAGATGACGAGGAGAAAAAATGA